The following are from one region of the Stanieria cyanosphaera PCC 7437 genome:
- a CDS encoding peroxiredoxin — MHLNFWKKILLASCLIVLISFNFLASAQALGGQQPALNLPAPEFTLPTNTGDGKISLSDYQGKWVVLYFYPKDFTPGCTLEARRFQQDLAKYQARNAQIIGISTDDVASHTEFCDSEGLKFPLLADTDGSVSKAYGSWLGSMSLRHTYLIDPQGILREIFLGVRPSIHSQEVLANLDRLIAVN; from the coding sequence ATGCATCTTAATTTTTGGAAAAAGATTTTATTAGCAAGTTGCCTAATTGTTCTAATTTCTTTTAATTTTTTAGCTTCGGCCCAAGCACTAGGAGGACAACAACCTGCTTTAAATCTACCAGCACCAGAATTTACTCTTCCAACTAATACAGGTGATGGAAAAATTTCCCTTTCTGACTATCAAGGTAAGTGGGTAGTTTTGTATTTTTATCCCAAAGATTTTACTCCTGGTTGTACTTTAGAAGCTCGTCGTTTTCAACAAGATCTAGCCAAGTATCAAGCAAGAAATGCTCAAATTATTGGTATTAGTACTGATGACGTTGCTTCTCATACTGAGTTTTGTGATTCTGAAGGATTAAAATTTCCTTTGTTAGCAGATACAGATGGTAGTGTTAGTAAAGCTTATGGTTCTTGGTTAGGTTCAATGTCTTTGCGTCATACTTATTTAATCGATCCCCAAGGAATTTTGCGAGAGATATTTTTAGGTGTTCGACCTAGTATTCACAGTCAAGAAGTTTTAGCTAATTTAGACCGCTTAATTGCTGTTAATTAA
- the sat gene encoding sulfate adenylyltransferase has product MSLNTDTIAPHGGHLINRIATAKEKEEFLAQANFLPRLQLDERATSDLIMIAIGGFSPLKGFMTQADYESVVDDMRLANGLPWSVPITLSVSEEVAAPLQEGSWIRLDDSDGNFIGVLELNEKYRYNKVHEAVNVYRTDEDKHPGVKVVYEQGAINLAGPVWLLERESHPLFPAYQIDPAASRAMFREKGWKTVVGFQTRNPIHRAHEYIIKCALEIVDGLFLHPLVGATKSDDIPADVRMRCYEIMLENYFPQDRVILAINPSAMRYAGPREAIFHALIRKNYGCTHFIVGRDHAGVGDYYGTYDAQYIFDQFKPEELGIVPLKFEHAFYCTRTDQMATSKTSPSTKEERIHLSGTKVREMLRRGELPPPQFSRPKVAAELARAMQIES; this is encoded by the coding sequence ATGAGTTTGAATACAGATACAATAGCCCCCCACGGTGGTCATCTAATCAATCGTATTGCCACAGCAAAAGAAAAAGAAGAATTTTTAGCTCAAGCTAATTTTTTACCCAGATTACAATTAGACGAGCGAGCTACCTCAGATTTAATCATGATTGCCATTGGTGGTTTTAGCCCTCTCAAAGGTTTCATGACACAAGCAGACTATGAAAGTGTAGTTGATGATATGCGTCTGGCTAATGGACTACCTTGGTCAGTTCCTATAACTTTATCTGTAAGTGAAGAAGTAGCAGCACCTTTGCAAGAAGGAAGTTGGATTCGTTTAGATGATTCTGACGGAAATTTTATTGGGGTGTTAGAGTTAAACGAAAAATACCGTTACAACAAAGTTCATGAAGCGGTTAACGTTTATCGTACCGATGAAGATAAACATCCTGGAGTCAAAGTAGTTTACGAACAAGGTGCAATTAATTTAGCTGGACCAGTGTGGTTACTTGAGCGAGAATCTCATCCTCTTTTTCCTGCTTATCAAATCGATCCTGCTGCCTCAAGAGCAATGTTTAGGGAGAAAGGATGGAAAACAGTGGTCGGCTTTCAAACCCGTAATCCTATTCACCGCGCCCACGAATATATTATCAAATGTGCTTTAGAAATTGTTGATGGTTTATTTTTGCATCCTTTGGTAGGTGCAACCAAAAGCGATGATATTCCTGCTGATGTGAGGATGCGTTGCTACGAAATCATGCTGGAAAATTATTTTCCTCAAGACAGAGTAATTTTAGCGATTAATCCCTCCGCAATGCGCTATGCTGGGCCGAGAGAAGCAATTTTTCACGCTTTGATTCGTAAAAATTATGGCTGTACTCATTTTATTGTTGGTCGTGACCATGCCGGAGTAGGCGATTATTATGGCACTTACGATGCTCAATACATTTTTGATCAATTCAAACCTGAAGAATTGGGGATTGTTCCGTTAAAATTTGAACACGCTTTTTACTGTACTCGCACAGACCAAATGGCGACTTCCAAAACTAGTCCTAGCACTAAAGAAGAGCGAATTCATTTATCGGGTACTAAAGTAAGAGAAATGCTACGTCGAGGAGAATTACCACCTCCACAGTTTTCTCGTCCTAAAGTAGCTGCTGAGTTAGCTAGAGCAATGCAAATTGAGTCTTAA
- a CDS encoding caspase family protein, with protein MADMKLNRRTLLQQAGLALLSLGIGETRIGLKVPQIKAYGQALAQTTNRKLALLVGVNDYSQHQLDGCVTDVELQQELLINRFGFNAKDIVTLTNQQATRENIETAFVEHLREQAQPEDVVVFHFSGYGSQVKIPSSDIATSEEAVINYQLVNSLLPIDGILATKGTPVGNDLLEETLIWLARSLLTEKVTMVLDTSFINSKQSMKGNLRVRSFLEVAERASPEEIAFREQLQIKLASLKGKSVHPGIVLAAASQDQIAVEKRWNNFSAGLFTYALTQYLWEVTAPNRVQVTLERVTETVKNVMGNQQQPTIIGDSQPLFTYYLMPTSLIGAEGIIKNIGDNDSVSLKLTGLPAKIIDYYGVSSCLLVVNPDNSTSSEELTLVQIRSRDGLMAKAQILHQKDVVNPIKVGQLVQEYIRVIPRNVGLIVGLDRNLERIERVDATSAFANIGVVDGAISVGEPNVDCLFGKIERTVSKAVATQSDSNVGESGTSTTTSFGYGLSSVSGITIPHTVGVANEAVKSAITRLTPQFKNLLAVKWLELTFNQTSSRLPVGIFLESIDKNNSSLILQRSTRAAKLLNQLASQDLSLTQTDFPTINSGSSLRLQLNNYTDRTLYGIVLGIDADRNLFVLYPPQYNSKEEQFKLQDIAIAPGQKLNLPETQDAWQWKIAGSSGMISLYGIFSTLPFKQTLAAISAPPNLKFESEAILNLANSLEVAKALMQDLHLASQVGTEIIGFANDVYALDVNVWATLKMSWELVNN; from the coding sequence ATGGCTGATATGAAATTAAATCGGCGAACTTTGTTGCAACAGGCAGGATTAGCTCTGCTAAGTTTGGGAATAGGAGAGACAAGAATTGGTCTTAAAGTCCCTCAAATCAAAGCTTATGGGCAGGCTTTAGCACAAACAACTAATCGGAAATTAGCTCTTTTGGTTGGGGTTAATGACTATTCTCAGCATCAGCTTGATGGTTGTGTGACTGATGTCGAACTACAACAGGAACTACTGATTAATCGCTTTGGTTTTAATGCCAAAGATATTGTGACTTTAACCAATCAACAAGCTACAAGAGAAAATATTGAAACTGCTTTTGTAGAACATCTAAGAGAACAAGCGCAACCAGAAGATGTAGTGGTGTTTCACTTTAGTGGTTATGGTAGTCAAGTCAAAATTCCTTCTTCTGATATCGCTACTAGTGAAGAAGCAGTAATAAATTATCAGTTAGTTAATAGTTTGTTGCCTATAGATGGGATTTTAGCTACTAAAGGAACACCAGTAGGGAATGATTTACTTGAAGAAACTTTAATTTGGTTAGCGCGATCGCTCTTGACCGAAAAAGTTACAATGGTATTAGATACTAGCTTTATTAATAGCAAGCAATCAATGAAAGGCAATTTACGAGTTCGTTCTTTTTTAGAAGTTGCTGAACGTGCTAGTCCTGAAGAAATAGCTTTTCGTGAACAATTACAAATTAAACTAGCAAGTCTTAAGGGAAAATCAGTTCATCCTGGAATAGTTTTAGCTGCTGCTAGTCAAGATCAAATTGCTGTCGAAAAACGCTGGAATAATTTTAGTGCTGGTTTATTTACTTATGCCTTGACTCAGTATCTTTGGGAAGTTACCGCACCTAATCGGGTACAAGTAACATTAGAAAGAGTTACCGAAACAGTTAAAAATGTCATGGGGAATCAACAACAACCCACAATTATTGGTGACTCTCAACCTTTATTTACTTATTATTTGATGCCAACTAGTTTGATAGGGGCAGAAGGAATTATTAAAAATATTGGCGATAATGACTCAGTTTCTTTAAAATTGACAGGATTACCTGCTAAAATCATTGATTATTATGGAGTTAGTTCTTGTTTGTTGGTAGTCAATCCCGATAATTCAACTTCATCGGAAGAATTAACTTTAGTACAAATTCGTTCGCGTGATGGCTTGATGGCAAAAGCCCAAATCCTTCATCAAAAAGATGTTGTCAATCCAATTAAGGTAGGACAATTAGTTCAAGAATATATTCGGGTAATTCCTCGTAATGTTGGTTTAATAGTCGGTTTAGACCGAAATTTAGAAAGAATCGAACGAGTTGACGCTACCAGTGCTTTTGCCAACATTGGAGTAGTTGACGGGGCAATTTCAGTAGGAGAACCAAATGTAGATTGTTTGTTTGGTAAAATAGAGCGTACCGTTTCTAAAGCAGTTGCTACTCAGTCTGATTCTAACGTAGGAGAGAGTGGCACAAGCACTACCACTTCTTTTGGTTATGGTTTATCTTCTGTTAGTGGTATCACAATACCCCATACAGTAGGAGTAGCTAATGAAGCAGTCAAATCAGCAATTACGAGATTAACACCTCAGTTTAAAAATTTATTGGCAGTCAAATGGCTAGAATTAACTTTTAATCAAACTTCTTCGCGTTTACCTGTGGGAATTTTTTTAGAATCAATTGATAAAAATAATAGCTCTTTGATTCTGCAAAGGTCTACCCGTGCAGCCAAATTACTTAATCAACTTGCTTCTCAAGATTTATCTTTAACCCAAACTGATTTTCCTACGATTAATAGTGGTTCTTCACTACGATTACAACTAAATAATTATACCGATCGCACTCTTTATGGTATCGTTTTGGGGATAGATGCTGACCGCAATTTATTTGTACTTTATCCACCTCAATACAATAGTAAGGAAGAGCAATTTAAATTACAAGATATTGCGATCGCTCCTGGTCAAAAATTAAACTTACCTGAAACTCAAGACGCTTGGCAATGGAAAATTGCTGGTTCTTCAGGAATGATCAGTCTGTATGGTATTTTTTCGACGTTACCATTTAAACAAACTTTGGCTGCTATCTCTGCACCACCTAATTTAAAATTTGAGTCGGAAGCAATTCTTAATCTCGCTAATTCTTTGGAAGTAGCAAAAGCACTGATGCAAGATTTACACTTAGCTAGTCAAGTCGGTACGGAGATTATCGGTTTTGCTAATGATGTTTATGCTTTAGATGTCAATGTTTGGGCCACTTTAAAAATGAGTTGGGAGTTGGTCAATAATTAA
- a CDS encoding TIGR04283 family arsenosugar biosynthesis glycosyltransferase: MTQPIISIIIPVFNEAAIIQTAIERLKDNQDVEVIIVDGGSQDRSVELVLAMGVSFAERGRWGDGENKLKLMIASEPGRAYQMNAGAAIAKGDILLFLHADTQLPANYQSLILETLSSSQVIAGAFELAIDSQTKSFRLIETMVNLRSRLLSLPYGDQAIFLKKSTFDKLGGYPNLAIMEDFELIERLKSHGKIVIASAAVLTSPRRWQKLGVWQTTAINQLIILGYYLGISPTKLRNFYRQIGRNKKF, from the coding sequence ATGACTCAGCCAATTATCAGCATTATTATCCCAGTTTTTAACGAAGCAGCAATTATTCAAACAGCTATTGAGCGACTTAAAGACAATCAAGACGTTGAAGTAATTATTGTAGATGGTGGGAGTCAGGATCGAAGTGTTGAACTTGTTTTGGCAATGGGTGTTAGTTTTGCAGAGAGAGGGAGATGGGGAGACGGGGAGAATAAGCTTAAATTAATGATTGCATCTGAACCTGGAAGAGCTTACCAAATGAATGCAGGTGCAGCAATAGCGAAAGGAGATATTCTGCTTTTTCTTCATGCAGATACTCAATTACCTGCTAATTATCAATCATTAATTTTAGAAACCCTATCTTCATCTCAAGTAATTGCTGGTGCTTTTGAATTAGCTATTGATAGTCAAACAAAATCTTTTAGATTAATTGAAACAATGGTCAACTTGCGATCGCGTTTGTTATCTCTTCCCTATGGCGATCAAGCTATTTTCCTCAAAAAATCTACTTTTGATAAGCTTGGAGGCTATCCTAACTTAGCAATCATGGAAGACTTTGAATTGATCGAAAGATTAAAAAGTCATGGCAAAATAGTTATCGCATCTGCTGCGGTGTTAACTTCTCCCCGTCGTTGGCAAAAACTAGGAGTGTGGCAAACTACTGCGATCAATCAATTGATTATTTTGGGTTACTATCTAGGTATTTCTCCGACAAAACTACGAAATTTTTATCGACAAATAGGCAGAAACAAAAAATTTTGA
- a CDS encoding RNA-guided endonuclease InsQ/TnpB family protein: MFVLEYKLRGKESQYRAIDEAIRTVQFVRNKCLRYWEDNKGIGQKDIYRYTTVLRNEFDFVKDLNSTACQQACERTWTSILKFYTNCKQNIPGKKGYPKYSKRTRSVEFKKSGWKLNRDTKRITFTDGKNIGELKLIGSRDLLYFQEWQIQRVRIIRRADGYFVQLMLKLDPRDITLQLEPTKKCVAIDVGLKYFYCDSNNETVECPKYYRKAEKRLNKLNRRKSRKFKKNQKQSKNYIKARNKYAKAHLKVTRQREEFAKEKALRLIQSNDLIAYEDLKVKNLVRNKKLAKSINDAAWSQLRKWIEYFGLKYGRLTIAVPPHYTTSDCPGCGKRVKKSLSTRTHVCDCGIPVLDRDYAASLCILQKATIGHIGSWSNEILDLNAWGDTTSILVGSNTCQSKLSQ; this comes from the coding sequence GCAATAGACGAAGCTATTCGTACAGTTCAATTCGTGCGAAATAAATGTCTTCGTTATTGGGAAGACAACAAAGGCATAGGACAAAAGGATATTTATCGATACACGACAGTGCTTAGAAATGAATTTGATTTTGTCAAAGACCTTAACTCTACTGCTTGTCAACAAGCTTGCGAACGTACTTGGACTTCTATTCTTAAGTTTTATACTAACTGCAAGCAAAATATTCCAGGCAAAAAGGGCTACCCCAAATACTCAAAACGTACTCGTTCAGTTGAATTTAAAAAGTCAGGTTGGAAATTAAACCGAGACACCAAAAGAATCACTTTCACTGATGGTAAAAACATTGGTGAATTAAAACTAATTGGGAGTCGAGATTTATTGTATTTCCAAGAATGGCAAATTCAACGAGTACGAATAATCAGGAGAGCCGATGGCTATTTCGTTCAGTTAATGCTTAAACTCGACCCTAGAGATATTACGTTACAGCTAGAACCTACTAAAAAATGTGTAGCAATAGATGTTGGTTTAAAATATTTCTATTGTGATAGTAACAATGAAACAGTTGAGTGTCCTAAATACTATAGGAAAGCAGAAAAAAGATTAAATAAACTGAACAGAAGAAAAAGCAGGAAGTTTAAAAAGAATCAAAAACAGTCCAAGAATTACATTAAAGCTAGGAACAAATACGCCAAGGCTCATTTAAAAGTAACTAGGCAGCGAGAAGAGTTTGCTAAAGAAAAAGCACTCCGTTTAATACAGTCAAACGACTTAATTGCCTACGAAGATTTAAAGGTTAAAAACCTTGTGCGGAATAAAAAACTAGCTAAAAGTATTAATGACGCTGCATGGTCACAATTAAGAAAGTGGATTGAGTATTTTGGTTTGAAGTATGGCAGACTAACAATTGCCGTACCTCCGCACTACACCACGTCAGACTGTCCTGGGTGTGGTAAAAGAGTTAAAAAATCTCTTTCTACTCGTACTCATGTATGTGATTGCGGTATACCAGTACTAGACCGAGACTACGCAGCCTCATTGTGCATTCTCCAAAAAGCTACGATAGGGCATATCGGAAGTTGGTCTAATGAGATATTAGACCTAAACGCTTGGGGAGACACAACCTCTATTCTGGTTGGTAGTAATACCTGCCAAAGTAAGTTGAGTCAGTGA
- a CDS encoding two-partner secretion domain-containing protein, which produces MNKAFSSLFQVSFFSCCLLIANNPVTAQSISSDGTLPTPTEITPTATGVEINGGTTRGGNLFHSFKDFSVPTGSEAFFNNASDVVNILNRVTGGNISSIDGLLRASGSANLFLINPAGIVFGEGASLDIGGSFYGSTADSILFPDGVEFSATDTQAEPILTINAPIGLGFRNEPGDIVNRSNFGLTETVLDETVNPALAGVEFTILNSVGLEVNPGKTIALIGGNVFLENAGGITAPGGRVELGGLSEAGTITINNDGSLTFPDVIARANVSLTGQSRVNVAADGGGFINVNARNLSLLEQSELYAGIAEDSGFPTAQAGDITINATDSVQLVGSGGIVDSNPYLLQFNDYDTAIRNLVGLRPGLESDRNLDRNPKANSTAIGNAGSIFINTNLLQISARAGVIAKTYGQGNTGNIKVQANEIQLNGGDFLNQVIKGIGNAGNIDIETSSLSAQNLAFIISNTSGKGNAGNVTIKADEQVYFDGSNDTNFGITQLNVQVQEEAEGNGGNIQIDTGNFVLKGGARIFADTAGKGNAGNVVINADNQVTLEGVGERKSEIFSTVSNSAQGNAGDIIINTQTLDINNGSIFSYTAGNGNAGNIKINATEQFSLDGSNDPDNQITQLNVQVQESAKGNGGNIEIDTDNLSLTGNSLILGDTVGDGNAGNILINANNQVALEEKSEIVINVGKSSQGNSGNLEINTNFLSLNDAKLLAETTSDSSGNIILNIDENLTIQNNSLISARALNNADGGNINIDTDFIVAFPNQNNDIIADAQQGSGGKITINAQSVFGIEERPLNPITNDINASSALGAQFDGIVEIITPDVDPFQETSETPENIVEPDQVVAGVCDATQTAQDILAGRTNSFVVKGKGGIPPTPVEPIPAENLVINGQSVVPNAQVQGRREVDEKALQEQYPPIMTSQGAIYPARGIVKNPDGTVILTRYPTDNTQRVPNNSSNCGV; this is translated from the coding sequence ATGAATAAAGCTTTCTCTTCTCTTTTCCAGGTTAGTTTTTTTTCCTGCTGTTTGTTAATTGCAAATAATCCTGTGACGGCACAATCAATTAGTTCTGATGGTACACTTCCCACACCTACAGAAATAACTCCGACAGCTACGGGAGTTGAAATTAACGGAGGAACAACTAGGGGAGGGAATTTATTTCATAGTTTCAAAGACTTTTCTGTACCAACTGGCAGCGAGGCTTTTTTTAACAATGCATCTGATGTAGTTAATATTCTCAATCGCGTTACAGGGGGGAATATTTCTTCAATTGATGGGTTATTAAGAGCGTCGGGTAGTGCGAATTTATTTTTAATCAATCCTGCGGGGATTGTTTTTGGTGAAGGTGCAAGTTTAGATATTGGTGGTTCGTTTTATGGAAGTACTGCTGATAGTATTTTGTTTCCCGATGGCGTAGAGTTTAGTGCGACGGATACGCAGGCAGAACCGATTTTAACGATTAATGCGCCGATTGGGTTGGGTTTTCGTAATGAACCTGGGGATATTGTTAATCGTTCTAACTTTGGTTTAACTGAAACAGTGCTTGATGAAACTGTTAATCCAGCTTTGGCAGGAGTTGAGTTTACTATTCTCAATTCAGTTGGATTAGAAGTTAATCCTGGTAAAACTATAGCTTTAATTGGAGGTAACGTTTTCCTAGAAAATGCTGGAGGAATAACTGCACCAGGAGGAAGAGTCGAATTAGGAGGATTATCTGAAGCGGGAACAATTACGATTAATAATGATGGTAGTTTAACTTTTCCTGATGTAATTGCTAGAGCAAATGTATCATTAACGGGACAATCAAGAGTAAATGTTGCTGCTGATGGTGGTGGATTTATTAATGTTAATGCTCGTAATTTAAGTTTATTAGAGCAAAGTGAATTATATGCAGGTATAGCTGAAGATAGCGGTTTTCCTACTGCACAAGCAGGAGATATTACGATTAATGCTACTGATTCAGTTCAGTTAGTTGGAAGTGGTGGAATTGTTGATAGTAATCCCTATCTATTACAGTTTAATGACTACGATACTGCAATTCGTAATTTAGTCGGATTACGTCCAGGTCTAGAGAGCGATCGCAATTTAGATAGAAATCCTAAAGCTAATAGTACTGCGATAGGGAATGCAGGGTCAATTTTTATTAATACTAATTTATTACAAATTAGCGCTCGCGCTGGGGTAATTGCTAAAACTTATGGACAAGGTAATACAGGCAATATCAAAGTTCAAGCTAATGAAATTCAGCTTAATGGAGGAGACTTTCTCAACCAAGTAATCAAAGGGATAGGTAATGCTGGAAATATAGATATTGAGACATCATCATTATCTGCTCAAAATTTAGCTTTTATTATTTCAAATACTTCTGGAAAGGGTAATGCAGGCAACGTTACTATTAAAGCTGATGAACAAGTTTATTTTGATGGGAGTAATGATACTAATTTTGGTATAACTCAGTTAAATGTTCAGGTACAAGAGGAAGCAGAAGGAAACGGAGGCAATATTCAAATTGATACTGGTAATTTTGTGCTTAAAGGTGGTGCAAGAATTTTTGCTGATACTGCTGGAAAGGGTAATGCAGGAAATGTTGTTATAAATGCTGATAATCAAGTAACACTCGAAGGAGTAGGCGAAAGAAAAAGCGAAATATTTAGTACAGTAAGCAACTCTGCTCAAGGAAATGCAGGAGATATCATTATCAATACTCAAACATTAGATATTAACAATGGTTCAATATTTTCTTATACTGCTGGGAATGGTAACGCAGGAAATATTAAGATTAATGCTACTGAACAATTTTCTTTAGATGGTAGTAATGATCCTGATAATCAAATAACTCAGTTAAATGTTCAGGTGCAAGAGAGTGCAAAAGGAAATGGAGGCAATATTGAGATTGATACAGATAATTTATCTCTTACAGGTAATTCTTTAATATTAGGTGATACTGTTGGGGATGGCAATGCAGGAAATATTTTGATTAATGCTAATAATCAAGTGGCACTAGAAGAAAAAAGTGAAATTGTTATTAATGTTGGTAAATCTAGTCAAGGTAATTCTGGCAATCTAGAAATTAATACCAATTTTTTGTCTCTTAATGATGCCAAATTATTAGCCGAAACAACATCAGATTCAAGTGGTAATATTATTCTCAATATTGATGAAAATTTGACTATACAAAACAACAGTCTGATCTCTGCACGAGCTTTAAATAATGCCGACGGGGGCAATATAAATATTGATACTGATTTTATTGTCGCTTTCCCTAATCAAAACAACGATATCATTGCCGATGCTCAACAAGGAAGTGGTGGCAAGATCACAATTAACGCTCAATCTGTTTTTGGTATCGAAGAACGTCCTTTAAATCCCATTACTAACGATATCAATGCTAGTTCTGCACTGGGCGCACAATTTGATGGAATTGTTGAAATTATCACTCCTGATGTCGATCCTTTTCAAGAAACCTCGGAAACACCAGAAAATATTGTTGAACCAGATCAAGTAGTTGCTGGAGTCTGCGATGCTACTCAAACAGCACAAGATATCCTCGCTGGTAGAACTAATTCTTTTGTAGTTAAAGGAAAAGGTGGTATTCCGCCTACACCTGTTGAACCAATTCCTGCTGAAAACTTGGTTATCAATGGTCAATCTGTAGTACCAAATGCTCAGGTGCAGGGGAGAAGAGAAGTAGACGAGAAAGCTTTACAAGAACAATATCCACCGATTATGACATCTCAAGGTGCGATTTATCCTGCACGGGGAATAGTAAAAAATCCTGATGGTACAGTGATTTTGACTCGCTATCCTACCGATAATACTCAACGTGTTCCTAATAATTCTTCTAATTGTGGTGTTTAA
- a CDS encoding serine/threonine-protein kinase, with product MKSIVGKILRGRYFIVRELGKSNASITYLAEDRSKSEHQQCVIKQLQPQISSFSLKSEPQLWHNLEKLFITEAITLKRLGKHPYIPQLFDYFEQEKQFYFVEEFIEGQNLEAEVQEHTLNEAEVIELLKNVLKILDFVHQQGVIHRDIRPSNLIRRSDGSIVLIDFGLIKNLTLPINNSPADPPTVVLGTLGYTPPEQMEGNPHYNSDIYALGKTAIFAFIGSLPNSNLISANPLSQVEKIDLAGLDFSTRLTTILRKMLEPNYRDRYQSAVEILTELEREENVITLPPPFIVSPPYTEIPPRISKNKQQLAWKKILVWMLLILPFIGALLLLFAGLEKNLYRNFALYINNQYNLEIRYPENWSFEELEDPITGEVVVFYSPLESEADIFQEKVSVTVEELTEDLSTLDEYSERITDSLASNKDATLSIYSQQKTKLAQLPARSLLYSRIENGINLRQMETFTIKNDKIYIVTYTAERAKYSKFLDTAKKMINSFSLTKI from the coding sequence ATGAAGTCCATTGTTGGCAAAATATTACGGGGGCGTTATTTTATTGTCAGAGAATTAGGTAAAAGTAATGCGAGTATTACTTATCTAGCTGAAGATAGAAGTAAATCGGAGCATCAGCAATGTGTTATTAAACAACTACAACCTCAAATTAGTAGTTTTTCTTTAAAATCAGAACCTCAATTATGGCATAATTTAGAGAAATTATTTATTACGGAAGCTATTACGTTAAAAAGATTAGGAAAACATCCTTATATTCCTCAATTATTCGATTATTTTGAACAAGAAAAACAATTTTATTTTGTTGAAGAGTTTATTGAAGGTCAAAATTTAGAGGCAGAAGTTCAAGAACATACTTTGAATGAAGCTGAAGTTATTGAGCTTTTAAAAAATGTTTTAAAAATTCTTGATTTTGTGCATCAACAAGGAGTAATTCATCGAGATATTCGACCTTCTAATTTAATCCGTCGTTCTGACGGTTCAATTGTTTTAATTGATTTTGGTTTAATCAAAAACTTAACTTTACCAATTAATAATTCGCCAGCAGATCCGCCTACTGTTGTTTTGGGAACTTTAGGTTATACTCCTCCAGAACAAATGGAAGGAAATCCTCATTATAATAGCGATATTTATGCTTTAGGTAAAACTGCAATTTTCGCTTTTATTGGTTCTTTACCGAATTCTAATTTAATTTCTGCCAATCCTTTATCTCAAGTAGAAAAAATAGATTTAGCTGGACTTGATTTTAGTACCAGATTAACTACAATTCTGCGAAAGATGCTTGAACCAAATTATCGCGATCGCTATCAGTCGGCGGTAGAAATTTTAACAGAATTAGAAAGAGAAGAAAATGTGATTACTCTTCCTCCTCCATTTATAGTTAGTCCTCCTTATACAGAAATCCCGCCTAGAATTTCTAAAAATAAACAACAACTAGCTTGGAAAAAAATTTTAGTTTGGATGTTATTAATTTTGCCTTTTATAGGAGCATTATTACTTTTATTTGCTGGTCTTGAAAAAAATTTGTATAGAAATTTTGCTTTATATATTAATAATCAATATAATCTTGAGATCAGATATCCAGAAAATTGGTCATTTGAAGAATTAGAAGACCCTATCACTGGAGAAGTAGTTGTTTTTTATTCTCCTTTAGAATCTGAAGCAGATATATTTCAAGAAAAAGTTTCAGTTACGGTGGAGGAATTAACTGAAGATTTAAGTACTTTAGATGAATATAGTGAAAGAATTACTGATAGTTTAGCGAGCAATAAAGATGCTACTTTATCTATTTATAGTCAACAAAAAACTAAACTAGCTCAACTACCTGCTCGTTCTTTACTTTATTCGAGAATTGAAAATGGTATAAATCTCCGTCAGATGGAAACTTTTACTATTAAAAATGATAAAATTTATATCGTGACTTATACAGCAGAACGAGCTAAATATTCTAAATTTTTAGATACTGCTAAAAAAATGATTAATTCCTTTAGTTTGACAAAGATTTAA